A genomic region of Antennarius striatus isolate MH-2024 chromosome 2, ASM4005453v1, whole genome shotgun sequence contains the following coding sequences:
- the sox18 gene encoding transcription factor Sox-18A: MNLTEPRETLLHANRASLRGPWTSGTPSPASGSEMAFEQSLSGDCSSPDGPGAGSMKRTEPRLSLTHASGGQSPGVLTSGAMDGKVLGAEQRIRRPMNAFMVWAKDERKRLALQNPDLHNAVLSKMLGQSWKALSSTDKRPFVEEAERLRVQHLQDHPNYKYRPRRKKTTKKLKRVEPGLLLHSLGQGGASGLGIGPGISPLVADGISGGSTYGHPSAHAMHHHHSHHLLPFRDLHPPGHPELESYGLPTPEMSPLDILEDGAGESVFFPQHMQEEVGMGGWSGYHHPHHHNQHYSHNYNNHSHQNSIHSAAAYSQTSGMGIVPSLSPGRGSRVDPRMSSVESNMTSTISSVNSRLNPGHASSQHVALRSPVKCPPPPSDSSCPVSYSQPSISLPEPIKSQQTLHQANTPSGYFGQMYASGALNSAYYMPSHLGQLSPPPETSPSSCSSSSIIQSSFPPTLPLDHSSPETPGHMGASSAEFWSEVDRHEFDQYVNAGRDREEVYACGRGGLKVQSGRSGSSSAARSLSNSVSGILNRDVSCILNGDEGNSPLISALSDASSAVYYSACITG, from the exons ATGAATTTAACCGAGCCCAGAGAGACTCTCCTACATGCCAATCGGGCGTCTCTCAGGGGCCCCTGGACGTCTGGGACCCCGAGCCCTGCTTCTGGTTCTGAAATGGCCTTTGAGCAGAGCCTCTCGGGGGACTGCAGCTCTCCCGATGGACCTGGGGCTGGGAGCATGAAGAGAACAGAACCAAGGCTTTCCCTCACACACGCTTCCGGAGGACAGAGTCCAGGAGTTCTGACTTCAGGCGCGATGGACGGGAAGGTCCTGGGGGCAGAGCAGCGGATCCGCCGGCCCATGAATGCCTTCATGGTCTGGGCTAAAGATGAGAGGAAGCGACTGGCCCTGCAGAACCCGGACCTGCACAACGCCGTGCTCAGCAAGATGCTCG GTCAGTCTTGGAAGGCCTTGAGTTCCACGGACAAGCGGCCGTTTGTGGAGGAAGCAGAACGTCTCCGGGTCCAGCATCTCCAGGATCACCCCAACTACAAGTACAGACCTCGCCGCAAAAAGACCACCAAAAAACTCAAGCGGGTGGAGCCGGGGCTGCTTCTTCACAGCCTGGGCCAAGGCGGGGCCTCTGGTCTGGGGATCGGACCTGGGATCAGTCCGTTGGTTGCGGACGGCATCTCTGGAGGGTCAACCTACGGACACCCAAGTGCCCATGCGATGCATCACCATCATTCCCACCACCTGTTGCCCTTCAGGGACCTCCATCCCCCTGGACATCCGGAGCTGGAGAGCTATGGCCTGCCCACACCAGAGATGTCTCCTCTGGATATCCTGGAAGACGGAGCTGGGGAATCTGTGTTCTTCCCCCAACACatgcaggaggaggtggggatGGGAGGTTGGAGCGGGTACCACCACCCTCACCACCACAACCAGCATTACAGCCATAactacaacaaccacagtcaccAGAACTCCATACATAGTGCCGCTGCATACAGTCAGACTTCAGGGATGGGCATCGTTCCCAGTCTAAGTCCTGGTAGAGGATCCAGAGTCGATCCAAGGATGAGTAGCGTTGAGTCAAATATGACCTCCACCATAAGTTCTGTCAACTCCAGGTTGAATCCAGGTCATGCCTCCAGTCAGCATGTTGCCTTAAGGAGTCCTGTAAAGTGCCCCCCACCTCCGTCTGACTCCTCCTGTCCTGTTTCCTACTCTCAGCCCTCCATCAGCCTCCCTGAGCCAATAAAATCCCAACAAACGCTGCATCAAGCTAACACTCCTAGCGGCTACTTTGGCCAGATGTACGCCAGCGGCGCGCTAAACAGTGCGTACTACATGCCGTCTCACCTGGGGCAGCTCTCCCCTCCACCGGAaacctctccttcctcctgctcatcctcctccatcatccAATCCAGCTTCCCTCCGACTTTGCCCTTGGACCATTCCAGTCCGGAGACCCCCGGCCACATGGGGGCCTCCTCCGCTGAGTTTTGGTCTGAGGTGGACCGGCATGAGTTTGACCAGTATGTAAATGCTGGAAGGGATCGGGAGGAGGTCTACGCTTGCGGTAGGGGTGGGTTGAAAGTCCAGAGTGGGCGGAGCGGTAGCAGTAGCGCAGCTCGTAGCTTGAGTAACAGTGTTAGCGGTATCCTGAACAGAGATGTTAGTTGCATTCTAAACGGCGATGAAGGGAACAGCCCTCTAATCTCGGCTCTATCTGATGCTAGCAGCGCCGTCTATTACAGCGCCTGCATCACCGGATAA